From [Flavobacterium] thermophilum:
GGTCGACAAAATACATGGCTCGTCCTCCTTTTTTCTTCCCCGCCTTCCCCCCTTTTTCGCCGTTCGTCTGCTATGATGGACATAGGCGAAAAATAAAGGGAGGAATGGAGATGAGTGAACGGTTTTACTTATACGATGATACGGTCGAGGCAGCGGTCCGGTTCGTCAGCTTTGTCGGCGAGCGGCAGCGGTTCGATTTGGCGTTAATTGAAACTGACCGCTTTTATGGGAAATATTTGGTGCTGGATTTGCAAAGCAACCGGTTTGCCATTCTTGGCCGCGACGATTTGGAGGAGCCGGGCTATATCGAACGCGCCTATGCACTCAGCGAACAAGACGCCGACGAGCTGCGCGCCTTTTTGGACGAATGCCT
This genomic window contains:
- a CDS encoding Protein of uncharacterised function (DUF3055) → MSERFYLYDDTVEAAVRFVSFVGERQRFDLALIETDRFYGKYLVLDLQSNRFAILGRDDLEEPGYIERAYALSEQDADELRAFLDECLS